Proteins encoded within one genomic window of Streptomyces sp. NBC_00523:
- a CDS encoding sirohydrochlorin chelatase produces MAGNAAVIAVCGHEAAYGRALEGRLGPDVDIVPNGRALFRAAAARLRRGERVVVVPMTLGREPGLVADTARTLRAVPDAGRGAVLLAEPFGTAQHLVAWLRAAAGRVPADSAILLAAPSGDPFEDAELHRVAALVRRYGRHELVEVAFDGSDPGPAGGVRRCALLGAERVALLPASFAAVGPGGAGPVPVADAGPLVPDPALRRVLDERVADAHRRWDEHGDDGITTGLAAADHHGHAHTHPPGEGHGHSHGHDHDHGSAHGHPHEHGPGTGHRHHHHPSAAGADLGIRSIA; encoded by the coding sequence ATGGCCGGGAACGCGGCCGTCATCGCCGTCTGCGGCCACGAAGCCGCGTACGGCCGGGCGCTGGAAGGACGGCTCGGGCCGGACGTGGACATCGTCCCCAACGGGCGCGCCCTCTTCCGGGCCGCCGCCGCCCGTCTGCGCCGGGGCGAGCGCGTCGTCGTCGTCCCGATGACCCTCGGCCGTGAACCCGGGCTCGTCGCGGACACCGCCCGCACCCTGCGTGCCGTCCCCGACGCCGGCCGGGGCGCCGTGCTGCTCGCCGAGCCGTTCGGCACCGCCCAGCACCTCGTCGCCTGGCTGCGTGCCGCCGCCGGACGGGTGCCCGCCGACTCCGCGATCCTCCTCGCCGCCCCCTCCGGCGACCCCTTCGAGGACGCCGAACTCCACCGCGTCGCCGCGCTCGTACGCCGCTACGGGCGCCACGAGCTGGTCGAGGTCGCCTTCGACGGCAGCGACCCCGGCCCGGCCGGAGGCGTCCGGCGCTGCGCGCTGCTCGGCGCGGAACGCGTGGCGCTGCTGCCCGCCTCGTTCGCGGCCGTGGGCCCGGGCGGCGCGGGGCCCGTGCCGGTGGCGGACGCGGGCCCCCTCGTGCCGGACCCGGCGCTGCGCCGGGTGCTGGACGAGCGCGTGGCCGACGCGCACCGGCGCTGGGACGAGCACGGCGACGACGGGATCACGACCGGCCTGGCGGCGGCCGACCACCACGGCCACGCGCACACCCACCCGCCGGGCGAGGGCCACGGACACAGCCACGGCCACGACCACGACCACGGCTCCGCGCACGGACACCCGCACGAGCACGGCCCCGGGACCGGGCACCGGCATCACCACCACCCGTCCGCCGCTGGGGCGGACCTTGGCATCAGGAGCATCGCATGA
- a CDS encoding urease accessory protein UreD: MPLAPQRPKDRLTEEYYTPVRLPPDVAALASVPDTLAPGSPAKVGILDLAFAVRGGRTELVGRYQKTPLQIMRPLWIDPTQPGMSYVYLMATGGGIAQADRYRMDFHCGPGTQVHLTTQAATKVFRMEHDYASQRVHLTAEAGSYVEYLPDPLIPFRDARFYQRTEVTVAPGATVLVGDTLTAGRLARGERHAYRMLATDLRVSRPDGTLLAIDTLRLAPGAGVLGPGVFAGHDHVASLFVVTDSVPAAGLADTLHEALAGLGVLYGVSVLPRDCGAWVRLLDDSPVRVAEAQRAVWHAVRRLLTGHPPPDLRKP, encoded by the coding sequence ATGCCGCTCGCCCCGCAACGGCCGAAGGACCGGCTCACCGAGGAGTACTACACGCCCGTCCGCCTTCCCCCGGACGTGGCGGCTCTGGCCTCCGTCCCGGACACCCTGGCGCCCGGCTCCCCGGCCAAGGTCGGCATCCTCGACCTCGCCTTCGCCGTGCGGGGCGGGCGCACCGAACTCGTCGGGCGCTACCAGAAGACCCCGCTCCAGATCATGCGCCCGCTGTGGATCGACCCCACGCAGCCCGGCATGAGTTACGTGTATCTGATGGCGACCGGCGGCGGCATCGCCCAGGCCGACCGCTACCGGATGGACTTCCACTGCGGCCCCGGTACGCAGGTCCACCTGACGACCCAGGCCGCGACCAAGGTCTTCCGGATGGAGCACGACTACGCGAGCCAGCGCGTCCACCTCACCGCCGAGGCCGGCAGCTACGTCGAATACCTCCCCGACCCGCTCATCCCGTTCCGCGACGCGCGGTTCTACCAGCGCACCGAGGTCACCGTCGCGCCCGGCGCCACCGTGCTCGTCGGTGACACCCTCACCGCCGGCCGGCTCGCCCGGGGCGAGCGCCACGCGTACCGGATGCTCGCCACCGACCTCCGCGTCAGCCGGCCCGACGGCACCCTCCTCGCCATCGACACCCTGCGCCTGGCGCCGGGGGCCGGAGTCCTCGGGCCCGGGGTGTTCGCCGGGCACGACCACGTCGCCTCGCTCTTCGTGGTGACCGACAGCGTTCCCGCCGCCGGGCTCGCCGACACCCTGCACGAGGCGCTGGCCGGGCTCGGCGTCCTGTACGGGGTGAGCGTGCTGCCCCGGGACTGCGGGGCGTGGGTGCGGCTGCTCGACGACAGCCCGGTCCGGGTCGCCGAGGCGCAACGGGCCGTCTGGCACGCCGTACGCCGTCTGCTGACCGGCCACCCGCCGCCCGACCTGCGCAAGCCGTAG
- the ureG gene encoding urease accessory protein UreG, which yields MDDNVLRVGIGGPVGSGKTALIEALVPVLIARGHRPAVITNDIYTQEDAQHVRRTLAGVLEPERVVGVETGACPHTAVRDDPTMNLAAGAEMLERFPDTDTLLYESGGDNLTLTFSPALVDLFLFVLDTAEGEKMPRKRGPGITDSDLLVINKIDIAQYVRTDINVMESDAHRVRGDRPVVLTDCLTGVGVDEIAGYLESRRKVLI from the coding sequence ATGGACGACAACGTACTGCGGGTCGGCATCGGCGGACCCGTCGGCTCCGGCAAGACCGCGCTCATCGAGGCGCTGGTCCCGGTCCTGATCGCACGCGGTCACCGCCCCGCCGTCATCACCAACGACATCTACACCCAGGAGGACGCCCAGCACGTCCGCCGCACCCTGGCCGGTGTCCTCGAACCCGAGCGCGTCGTCGGCGTCGAGACGGGCGCCTGCCCGCACACCGCCGTACGCGACGACCCGACGATGAACCTCGCGGCCGGTGCCGAGATGCTGGAACGCTTCCCGGACACCGACACGCTCCTGTACGAGTCGGGAGGCGACAACCTCACCCTGACGTTCAGCCCCGCCCTGGTCGACCTCTTCCTCTTCGTGCTCGACACGGCGGAGGGCGAGAAGATGCCCCGCAAGCGCGGACCCGGCATCACCGACTCCGACCTCCTCGTCATCAACAAGATCGACATCGCCCAGTACGTGCGGACGGACATCAACGTCATGGAGTCCGACGCCCACCGGGTCCGGGGCGACCGCCCCGTCGTCCTCACCGACTGCCTGACCGGGGTGGGCGTGGACGAGATCGCCGGCTACCTCGAATCGCGCCGCAAGGTGCTGATCTGA
- a CDS encoding urease subunit gamma has product MNLAPREIDKLLVYVVADLARKRQDRGLKLNYSESVALITEAILEAARDGKSVADCMELGRHIVGEDATMPGVREMLGLLQVEASFVDGTKLVSVHDPIGG; this is encoded by the coding sequence ATGAACCTCGCCCCCCGCGAGATCGACAAACTGCTCGTGTACGTCGTGGCCGACCTGGCCCGCAAGCGCCAGGACCGCGGCCTCAAGCTCAACTACAGCGAGTCGGTCGCGCTGATCACCGAGGCGATCCTCGAAGCGGCCCGCGACGGAAAGAGCGTCGCGGACTGCATGGAGCTGGGCCGCCACATCGTGGGCGAGGACGCCACCATGCCCGGCGTACGGGAGATGCTCGGCCTCCTCCAGGTCGAGGCGTCCTTCGTGGACGGCACCAAGCTGGTCTCCGTCCACGACCCCATCGGCGGCTGA
- a CDS encoding urea transporter has translation MSLAEPHLVRRLESRQPSAYLLASLRGVGQVDFQASLYTGAAILAGLWVAGWRTGLFATIGTLVATATAYALAVDRGSIALGMQGFAGCLTGIALVSSLGHHPATYVLTVVGAVLCVILMATLATFLTPYNLTPMTAPFCLVSGVMVVGAPSFDRVWHGAPAAVSSTTSGDTGITWNDLWHAFFNNVSQIFLVESWYVGLIMLVGLAFAGLRVVLYAAVGSIAGIVAAWLLGAPTDLIANGIYGYNAVLVAIGLGAVFMANTTWTAAYAVFGAMVSTGLTATLTSFFKPFGGHTFTWPFILTTWTLLAAVPLLPRLRRS, from the coding sequence TTGTCCCTCGCCGAGCCGCATCTCGTCCGGAGACTGGAGAGCCGCCAGCCGTCCGCGTACCTCCTGGCGTCACTGCGAGGCGTCGGGCAGGTCGACTTCCAGGCCAGCCTGTACACCGGCGCCGCGATCCTCGCCGGCCTCTGGGTGGCGGGCTGGCGGACGGGCCTGTTCGCGACGATCGGGACGCTGGTCGCCACGGCCACCGCCTACGCGCTGGCCGTCGACCGGGGGAGCATCGCGCTCGGCATGCAGGGGTTCGCGGGCTGCCTGACCGGCATCGCGCTCGTCTCCTCATTGGGCCACCACCCGGCCACCTATGTGCTGACCGTCGTGGGCGCCGTCCTCTGCGTCATCCTCATGGCGACCCTGGCCACGTTCCTCACGCCGTACAACCTCACGCCCATGACCGCGCCCTTCTGCCTGGTCTCCGGCGTGATGGTGGTCGGCGCCCCGTCCTTCGACCGGGTCTGGCACGGCGCCCCGGCGGCCGTCTCCAGCACGACGAGCGGGGACACCGGGATCACCTGGAACGACCTCTGGCACGCCTTCTTCAACAACGTCTCGCAGATCTTCCTGGTCGAGAGCTGGTACGTCGGACTGATCATGCTCGTCGGACTGGCCTTCGCCGGCCTGCGCGTCGTGCTCTACGCGGCCGTCGGCAGCATCGCCGGAATCGTTGCCGCCTGGCTGCTCGGCGCGCCCACCGACCTGATCGCCAACGGCATCTACGGCTACAACGCGGTGCTCGTCGCCATCGGCCTCGGCGCCGTCTTCATGGCCAACACCACCTGGACCGCGGCCTACGCGGTCTTCGGCGCGATGGTCAGCACCGGCCTCACCGCCACCCTGACCTCCTTCTTCAAACCGTTCGGCGGCCACACCTTCACCTGGCCGTTCATCCTCACCACCTGGACGCTGCTGGCGGCCGTCCCGCTGCTGCCGCGCCTGCGCCGCAGCTGA
- the ureC gene encoding urease subunit alpha has product MPILPRKQYTDMFGPTVGDRFHLGDTNLVVEVEKDYSEGLYGDEVVYGGGKTMRDGMASDPQATAAQGALDTVITNVVVIDPMVGVVKCDIGIKDGFIVGIGKSGNPQTQNNVDPDLVIGPGTEAIAGEHLIATAGAIDSHVHLIAPQQAEQALTNGITTLIGGGTGPTDGSNGTTCTPGPYNIGLLLQAAETLPVNLGIMGKGNGSLPGALEEQVTAGACALKVHEDWGSTPAVIDNALNVADEHDVQVAIHTDSLNEGGFFEDTRSAIDGRAIHTFHSEGAGGGHAPDILRVTGEPNVLPSSTNPTLPYTKNSVDELLDMVMVCHHLSREIPEDVSFADSRVRAETIAAETVLHDLGVISMFSSDSQAMGRIGESVTRAFQTAHHCKDKLGVLEGDSERNDNQRVLRYLAKITINPAIATGISDYVGSIEKGKLADIVLWPIHSFAAKPKMVIKGGLVSWAQMGDPNASLPTPQPVTYRPMFGQYGKALQATHATFMSQAGIAAGVPERLGLDRKVLPVRRTRTIGKHNMVRNDVLPDVQVDPETFKVTLNGKVATIDPAETLPLNHLYFLV; this is encoded by the coding sequence ATGCCCATCCTGCCCCGCAAGCAGTACACCGACATGTTCGGTCCGACGGTCGGTGACCGCTTCCACCTCGGCGACACCAACCTCGTCGTCGAGGTCGAGAAGGACTACAGCGAGGGCCTGTACGGCGACGAGGTCGTCTACGGCGGCGGCAAGACCATGCGCGACGGCATGGCCTCCGACCCGCAGGCCACCGCCGCCCAGGGCGCGCTCGACACCGTCATCACCAACGTGGTCGTCATCGACCCGATGGTGGGCGTCGTCAAGTGCGACATCGGCATCAAGGACGGCTTCATCGTCGGCATCGGCAAGTCCGGCAACCCGCAGACCCAGAACAACGTCGATCCGGACCTGGTCATCGGCCCCGGCACCGAGGCCATCGCGGGCGAGCACCTGATCGCCACCGCGGGCGCCATCGACAGCCACGTCCACCTGATCGCCCCGCAGCAGGCCGAACAGGCGCTGACCAACGGCATCACCACCCTCATCGGCGGCGGCACCGGCCCCACGGACGGTTCCAACGGCACCACCTGCACCCCGGGCCCGTACAACATCGGCCTGCTCCTCCAGGCGGCCGAGACGCTGCCGGTCAACCTCGGGATCATGGGCAAGGGCAACGGCAGCCTGCCGGGCGCCCTGGAGGAGCAGGTCACCGCCGGTGCCTGCGCGCTGAAGGTGCACGAGGACTGGGGCTCCACCCCGGCCGTGATCGACAACGCGCTGAACGTCGCGGACGAGCACGACGTCCAGGTGGCCATCCACACCGACAGCCTGAACGAGGGCGGGTTCTTCGAGGACACCCGCTCCGCCATCGACGGCCGCGCCATCCACACCTTCCACAGCGAGGGCGCGGGCGGCGGGCACGCCCCGGACATCCTGCGCGTCACCGGCGAGCCCAACGTCCTGCCGTCCTCCACCAACCCGACGCTGCCGTACACCAAGAACTCGGTGGACGAACTCCTCGACATGGTGATGGTCTGCCACCACCTCAGCCGCGAGATCCCCGAGGACGTCTCCTTCGCGGACAGCCGGGTCCGGGCCGAGACGATCGCCGCCGAGACGGTGCTGCACGATCTCGGTGTGATCAGCATGTTCTCCTCCGACTCCCAGGCGATGGGCCGTATCGGCGAATCCGTCACCCGGGCCTTCCAGACCGCGCACCACTGCAAGGACAAGCTCGGGGTGCTGGAGGGCGACTCGGAGCGCAACGACAACCAGCGGGTGCTGCGCTACCTCGCGAAGATCACCATCAACCCGGCCATCGCCACGGGCATCTCCGACTACGTGGGCTCGATCGAGAAGGGCAAGCTCGCCGACATCGTGCTCTGGCCCATCCACTCCTTCGCCGCCAAGCCGAAGATGGTCATCAAGGGCGGCCTCGTCTCCTGGGCCCAGATGGGCGACCCCAACGCCTCGCTGCCCACCCCGCAACCGGTCACCTACCGGCCGATGTTCGGGCAGTACGGCAAGGCGCTCCAGGCCACCCACGCCACGTTCATGTCGCAGGCGGGCATCGCCGCAGGCGTACCGGAGCGGCTCGGCCTGGACCGCAAGGTCCTGCCCGTGCGCCGCACCCGCACCATCGGCAAGCACAACATGGTCCGCAACGACGTCCTGCCGGACGTGCAGGTCGACCCGGAGACGTTCAAGGTCACGCTCAACGGCAAGGTCGCCACCATCGACCCGGCCGAGACGCTGCCCCTGAACCACCTCTACTTCCTGGTCTAG
- a CDS encoding urease subunit beta, with protein sequence MTFRQQYLYGDDPIELNAGRRTVKVTVSNTGDRAVQVGSHYHFFEVNSALSFDREATLGTHLNIAAGTSVRFEPGGTREVELCAYAGTGRLTGFSGLLNGSLASHPARVEAVRKAIERGFQGARNAPAGTGSKTGSKGSGKDGAKSSKAAKDKKKGSR encoded by the coding sequence ATGACGTTCCGTCAGCAGTACCTGTACGGGGACGACCCCATCGAACTCAACGCGGGCCGCCGCACGGTCAAGGTCACCGTGAGCAACACCGGCGACCGGGCCGTGCAGGTCGGCTCGCACTACCACTTCTTCGAGGTGAACTCGGCGCTCTCCTTCGACCGCGAGGCGACCCTGGGCACGCACCTCAACATCGCCGCCGGCACCTCCGTACGGTTCGAGCCCGGCGGGACGCGCGAGGTCGAGCTCTGCGCGTACGCCGGAACCGGCCGGCTCACCGGCTTCAGCGGGCTGCTCAACGGCAGCCTCGCCTCCCACCCCGCCCGCGTCGAAGCCGTTCGCAAGGCCATCGAACGCGGCTTCCAGGGTGCGCGGAACGCGCCCGCCGGGACCGGCTCCAAGACGGGGTCCAAGGGTTCCGGCAAGGACGGGGCCAAGAGTTCCAAGGCCGCCAAGGACAAGAAGAAGGGTTCGCGCTGA
- a CDS encoding urease accessory protein UreF: MYRKEGDIAGDQGPAGTTAATGLGPLLVSLQLTDSAFPSGFYTLSHSLEGFAQAGAVDADSLPALLADLLLHGVGPADATALALAHRATAAGDPEAVVRIDEHLFATKLGREMRLAATRTGRQLLDLGHEVFGRPEIGDYYDRVVRREAPGTQAVAAGVVYAATGVPVRQAVAADLFAFCVSFAGAALRLRLTDHRTAQTLLRGAAPVIETTVDAALRRELDDVGATVFASDVMSGRHERAEARLFAS, from the coding sequence ATGTACCGCAAGGAGGGCGACATCGCGGGCGACCAGGGCCCGGCGGGGACCACGGCGGCCACCGGCCTCGGACCGCTGCTGGTCAGCCTCCAGCTGACCGACTCGGCGTTCCCGAGCGGCTTCTACACCCTCTCGCACAGCCTGGAGGGCTTCGCCCAGGCGGGCGCCGTGGACGCGGACAGCCTGCCGGCGCTGCTGGCGGACCTGCTGCTGCACGGCGTCGGCCCCGCCGACGCCACCGCGCTCGCCCTCGCCCACCGGGCCACCGCGGCGGGCGACCCGGAGGCCGTCGTCCGGATCGACGAGCACCTGTTCGCCACCAAGCTGGGCCGCGAGATGCGCCTGGCCGCGACCCGGACGGGGCGCCAGCTCCTGGATCTGGGCCACGAGGTGTTCGGCCGCCCGGAGATCGGCGACTACTACGACCGGGTCGTGCGCCGCGAGGCCCCCGGCACCCAGGCGGTGGCGGCCGGGGTCGTCTACGCGGCGACCGGCGTCCCGGTCCGCCAGGCGGTCGCCGCCGACCTGTTCGCGTTCTGCGTCAGCTTCGCGGGCGCCGCCCTGCGGCTGAGGCTGACCGATCACCGTACGGCGCAGACCCTGCTCCGCGGCGCCGCGCCCGTCATCGAGACCACCGTCGACGCGGCGCTGCGCAGGGAGCTGGACGACGTCGGCGCCACCGTCTTCGCCTCGGATGTCATGTCGGGCCGTCATGAACGCGCCGAGGCCCGCCTCTTCGCCAGCTGA
- a CDS encoding ammonium transporter: MITAPAPMPAAYDSGDTAWLLAATAMVLLMTPGLAFFYGGMVRTRHVLMMIKMSFAALAFGTLVWWVIGYTLAFGPDVGGAGVIGNLDHVFMKGIELNTLTGAIPTYIYSTFQMGFAVITVALISGSIADRATMRGWLVFVVLWLLIVYIPIAHWVFDKDGWIVKHLGALDFAGGLPVELNSGVAGLAVALVLRAPRDFARREERPNNIPLVVVGVGLLWFGWFGFNSGSALTDQGTAAAAFINTQLGAAGAMVTWPLVEKWRTGRVTTMGVVSSAVAGMVAITPACGEINTLGAVITGLVVGAVSAYAVTLKFRFNVDDTLDVVGVHGVGGFIGLVMVGLFATARISGKEGLFYGGGWGLLGKQLVAIVSVIAFSFILTWLIAKAVDLTVGFRAKEEYANVPGEEAERAYDFQTAERLGALVSGRRVASDDELVQQISRLLRARESEK; encoded by the coding sequence ATGATTACCGCTCCCGCGCCCATGCCGGCCGCGTACGACTCCGGGGACACCGCCTGGCTGCTCGCCGCCACCGCCATGGTCCTGCTGATGACGCCCGGCCTCGCGTTCTTCTACGGCGGCATGGTGCGCACCCGGCACGTGCTGATGATGATCAAGATGAGCTTCGCCGCGCTGGCCTTCGGCACGCTCGTCTGGTGGGTCATCGGCTACACCCTGGCGTTCGGGCCGGACGTCGGCGGCGCCGGGGTCATCGGGAACCTCGACCACGTGTTCATGAAGGGCATCGAGCTCAACACGCTGACCGGGGCCATCCCCACGTACATCTACAGCACCTTCCAGATGGGCTTCGCCGTCATCACCGTGGCGCTGATCAGCGGCTCCATCGCCGACCGCGCCACGATGCGGGGCTGGCTCGTCTTCGTCGTGCTCTGGTTGCTGATCGTCTACATCCCGATCGCGCACTGGGTGTTCGACAAGGACGGCTGGATCGTGAAGCACCTCGGCGCCCTCGACTTCGCGGGCGGGCTGCCGGTGGAGCTCAACTCCGGGGTCGCCGGGCTCGCCGTCGCGCTCGTGCTGCGCGCGCCCCGCGACTTCGCCCGCCGGGAGGAGCGCCCGAACAACATCCCGCTCGTGGTCGTCGGCGTCGGGCTGCTGTGGTTCGGCTGGTTCGGCTTCAACTCCGGCTCCGCGCTCACCGACCAGGGCACGGCCGCGGCCGCCTTCATCAACACGCAGCTCGGTGCGGCGGGCGCCATGGTGACCTGGCCGCTGGTCGAGAAGTGGCGCACGGGCCGGGTGACCACCATGGGCGTCGTCTCCTCCGCCGTCGCGGGCATGGTCGCCATCACCCCGGCGTGCGGTGAGATCAACACCCTGGGTGCGGTGATCACCGGCCTGGTCGTCGGGGCGGTGAGCGCGTACGCGGTCACCCTCAAGTTCCGCTTCAACGTGGACGACACGCTCGACGTGGTCGGGGTGCACGGCGTCGGCGGCTTCATCGGCCTGGTCATGGTCGGCCTCTTTGCCACGGCCCGCATCAGCGGCAAGGAGGGCCTGTTCTACGGGGGCGGCTGGGGCCTGCTCGGCAAGCAGCTGGTGGCGATCGTGTCCGTGATCGCGTTCTCGTTCATCCTCACCTGGCTCATCGCCAAGGCCGTCGACCTGACCGTCGGCTTCCGGGCGAAGGAGGAGTACGCCAACGTCCCGGGTGAGGAGGCGGAGCGGGCGTACGACTTCCAGACCGCCGAGCGGCTCGGCGCGCTGGTCTCCGGGCGGCGGGTGGCGAGCGACGACGAACTGGTCCAGCAGATCAGCCGGTTGCTGCGGGCCCGCGAGAGCGAGAAGTAG